The Panthera uncia isolate 11264 chromosome C1 unlocalized genomic scaffold, Puncia_PCG_1.0 HiC_scaffold_3, whole genome shotgun sequence genome includes a region encoding these proteins:
- the CMKLR2 gene encoding chemerin-like receptor 2, with protein sequence MEDLDETLFEEFENYSYTLEYYSSESDLEEKAHLGVVHWISLVLYCVAFILGIPGNATVIWFTGFKWKKTVTALWFLNLAIADFIFLLFLPLYISYVAMNFHWPFGILLCKANSFIAQLNMFASVFFLTVISLDRYIHLIHPVVSHRHRTLKNSLIVITFVWFLASLMGGPALYFRDTLEFNNHTLCYNNFHEYDPDLTFVRHHVLTWVKFIVGYLFPLLAMSICYLCLIFKVKKRSILVSSKHFWTILAVVMAFLICWTPYHLFSIWELTIHHSSYFHHVLQAGIPLSTGLAFLNSCLNPILYVLISKKFQTRFRASVAEILKHTLWEVSCSGTVSEQLRNSETKNLCLLETAQ encoded by the coding sequence ATGGAAGATCTAGACGAAACATTATTTGAAGAATTTGAGAACTACTCCTATACCCTGGAATATTACTCCTCAGAGTCTGATTTGGAGGAGAAAGCCCACCTGGGCGTTGTTCACTGGATCTCCCTGGTGTTATACTGTGTCGCATTCATTTTGGGTATTCCAGGAAATGCCACTGTTATTTGGTTCACGGGGTTCAAGTGGAAGAAGACAGTCACCGCTCTCTGGTTCCTCAATCTGGCTATTGcggatttcatttttcttctcttcctacctCTGTACATCTCCTACGTGGCCATGAATTTCCACTGGCCCTTTGGCATCTTGTTGTGCAAGGCCAATTCCTTCATTGCCCAGCTGAACATGTTTGCTAGTGTTTTTTTCCTGACGGTGATTAGTCTGGACCGCTATATCCACTTGATCCATCCTGTCGTATCTCATCGGCACCGAACCCTAAAGAACTCCCTGATAGTTATTACATTCGTTTGGTTTTTGGCTTCTCTAATGGGTGGTCCTGCCCTATACTTCCGGGACACTCTGGAGTTCAATAACCACACTCTCTGCTATAACAATTTCCACGAGTATGATCCTGACCTTACTTTCGTGAGGCACCATGTTCTGACCTGGGTGAAATTTATTGTTGGGTACCTCTTCCCCTTGCTAGCAATGAGCATTTGCTACTTGTGTCTCATATTCAAGGTGAAGAAGCGAAGCATCCTGGTCTCCAGTAAGCATTTCTGGACCATCCTCGCTGTGGTCATGGCCTTTTTGATTTGTTGGACTCCTTATCACCTGTTTAGCATTTGGGAGCTTACAATCCACCACAGTAGCTATTTCCACCATGTGCTTCAGGCCGGCATCCCCCTCTCCACCGGCTTGGCATTCCTCAATAGTTGTTTGAACCCCATCCTCTACGTCCTAATTAGTAAGAAGTTCCAAACTCGCTTTCGGGCCTCGGTTGCTGAGATACTAAAGCACACGCTGTGGGAAGTCAGCTGTTCTGGCACGGTGAGCGAACAGCTCAGGAACTCTGAGACCAAGAACCTGTGTCTCCTGGAAACAGCTCAGTGA